One stretch of Castor canadensis chromosome 14, mCasCan1.hap1v2, whole genome shotgun sequence DNA includes these proteins:
- the LOC141416701 gene encoding olfactory receptor 7G2-like, which produces MEVVNLSAASEFILLGLSDSPEMQTLIYSLFLSMFLVTILGNLIIMLAVISDSHLHTPMYFFLTSLSFNDAFLTTCTIPKMLVNIQTHDQSITYIGCIAQVCFFLLSVGMENCLLAVMAYDRYAAICHPLRYHIIMNPCLCLLLVMLSLLFSIINTLVNSLMVLHLSFCTELVIPHFFCELTQITKLACSDTLIDNILVYVSSCIFGGVPLSGIVLSYIHIVSSVLRMSSSEGRYKAFSTCGSHLSVVSLFYGSAFGVYMSSTFTDSSWKTSVASVMYSVVPQMMNPFIYSLRNRDMKEALRKLIGRILSLL; this is translated from the coding sequence ATGGAAGTAGTGAACCTATCAGCTGCTTCAGAATTCATTCTTCTGGGACTCTCAGACAGTCCAGAAATGCAAACCCTCATCTACAGCCTGTTTCTCTCCATGTTCCTGGTTACCATACTGGGAAACCTGATCATTATGCTTGCTGTGATCTCTGACTCCCATctccacactcccatgtacttctttctcaCCAGTCTGTCTTTTAATGATGCCTTTTTAACAACATGCACAATTCCAAAGATGCTAGTGAACATCCAAACACATGACCAGAGCATCACTTATATAGGATGCATAGCTCAGGTCTGCTTTTTCCTGCTTTCTGTTGGTATGGAAAATTGTCTTCTTGCAgtaatggcctatgaccgctatgcaGCCATTTGTCATCCTCTGAGGTATCATATCATCATGAACCCATGCCTCTGTCTCCTCCTGGTAATGTTGTCTCTGTTGTTTAGCATTATTAATACCCTCGTGAACAGTCTGATGGTGTTACATTTGTCCTTCTGCACAGAACTAGTAATCCCCCACTTCTTCTGTGAACTTACTCAGATTACCAAACTTGCCTGTTCTGATACTCTTATTGATAACATATTGGTATATGTTTCATCTTGCATATTTGGTGGTGTTCCTCTCTCTGGAATTGTTTTGTCTTATATTCACATTGTGTCCTCTGTCCTGAGAATGTCATCATCAGAAGGAAGGTATAAAGCATTttccacctgtgggtctcacctTTCTGTCGTTTCCTTGTTTTATGGGTCAGCTTTTGGGGTATATATGAGCTCCACATTTACAgactcatcatggaagacttcaGTAGCTTCAGTGATGTATTCTGTGGTCCCTCAAATGATGAACCCTTTTATCTACAGTCTGAGAAACAGGGACATGAAGGAAGCCTTGAGAAAACTAATTGGTAGGatactttctttgctctga